The Candidatus Eisenbacteria bacterium genomic sequence GAACGTCGGCGGGACCTCCGCGACGTTCGACTTCACGATTAGGAACACCGGCGATGCCACGCTCACGATCTCCGCGCTGAATCACAGCAACGGGACCGCTGGCTTCAACGCGTCCGCCGGCACCTTGCCCAGGTCGATCACGCCGGGGGCCTCGGCGATCATGACGACCTCCTATACGCCGAACGGCTCCGGTCCCAAGTCGGACAACGTCACGATCGTGAGCAACGCGAGCAACGGGAACTTCCTGGTTCTTCTCCAGGGCACCGCGAACAACGCCCCGGTGTACAACCCGCCGCTCGCCTCCGACTACACGGCGCCCGCGTTCGTCGAGTTCTCTCTGACGGCCAGCGCGAACGATCAGGAATCCGACCCGCTGAGCTGGACGATCGCGAGCACCCCGGCGTTGCCGGTCGGGGCCACGTTCGACGGCTCCACGGGTACCCTGAAATGGACGCCGAATTCGTCCGACGCTGGCGACTACGCAGTGACGATCACGGTCACCGACGGCGCTGCCAGCACACCCGGCTCCTTCACGCTTCATGTCACCGCCAACAATCGTCCACCGACGGCGAATCCGGGCGGCCCGTACAGCGGCGTTACCGGGGTTGCGGTGTCGATGGACGGCTCTCAGTCGAGCGATCCTGACGCGGGCCAAACCCTGACCTTCTCGTGGAACTTCGGCGACGGCGCGTCGGGCTCGGGGCCCACCCCCAGCCACGCCTACGCTTCGCCGGGGAACTACATCGTGGGCCTCACGGTGACCGACAACGGCTCGCCCCAACTGAGCAACACGGCGACCACCGGCGCCTCGATCGTGAACTTCATTCGGGCCGACATCGTCCGTGCCACGGGGGCAAACGACACCATCT encodes the following:
- a CDS encoding choice-of-anchor D domain-containing protein, yielding MRNRAFLNVVLLGLLTFALAPGLAGAASQGQDLTGMLASSAAERAAAVSGPVISVSPTAHNFGRVNVGGTSATFDFTIRNTGDATLTISALNHSNGTAGFNASAGTLPRSITPGASAIMTTSYTPNGSGPKSDNVTIVSNASNGNFLVLLQGTANNAPVYNPPLASDYTAPAFVEFSLTASANDQESDPLSWTIASTPALPVGATFDGSTGTLKWTPNSSDAGDYAVTITVTDGAASTPGSFTLHVTANNRPPTANPGGPYSGVTGVAVSMDGSQSSDPDAGQTLTFSWNFGDGASGSGPTPSHAYASPGNYIVGLTVTDNGSPQLSNTATTGASIVNFIRADIVRATGANDTISTSGNGQNLFGIETFDRPITDIDVATIRMSTTYPNAGTVSEIVNSDRRTPRIGDINGNVFADLDVHFRSSAIRQLLLHVPSGTRLDLVVSALTRGDRIPVRGTISMVKIGSSQVISAAAPNPFKRDGTAISYRVGDSGPVSVRIFSVNGALVRSLREEYVTPGAYEVRWNGKDDGGRTVPSGIYFVSVKQGLEASTTRVVLAR